The proteins below come from a single Chryseobacterium capnotolerans genomic window:
- a CDS encoding DUF962 domain-containing protein — protein MSERIKTYKEFYQFYLTEHSKTGTRIFHFIGTLLIFVVIGYVISSGKERFLWYIPIVGYGFAWFSHAVIERNKPATFKYPLWSLISDFRLFFELLIGKQKFAGTDNQVQNP, from the coding sequence ATGTCTGAAAGAATCAAAACATACAAAGAGTTTTATCAGTTTTATCTTACGGAACACAGTAAAACAGGAACCCGAATCTTTCATTTTATTGGAACACTACTGATATTTGTTGTAATAGGATATGTTATCAGTTCAGGAAAGGAAAGATTTCTATGGTACATTCCGATCGTAGGATACGGATTTGCCTGGTTTAGCCATGCAGTTATCGAAAGAAATAAGCCAGCTACCTTTAAATATCCGTTGTGGTCACTGATCTCAGATTTCAGGCTTTTCTTTGAACTTTTAATCGGTAAACAAAAGTTTGCAGGTACTGACAATCAGGTGCAAAATCCATAA
- a CDS encoding APC family permease has product MSQLFRRKVYSDTDTSTGLLRVLGVWDIVFFGIAAIIGAGSFSSLGEAVFRGGPGVILLYLICGFACGFTALCYAEFASRIPTAGSAYTYAYASFGELIAWIIGWALIMEYSFGNIYVAFSWSDYFTSFLGRLGMHIPDYLTCSYTEAKKAVLNGSENKELLNAWKSAPLIGNLKFIVDIPALVINGLITWLCYVGVKESKNFNNSLVILKLGVILLVILVGFAYINTENWTPISPVTGIPSFMPNGFTGVMSAVSGVFFAYIGFDALSVLSEETKDPQKTLPKGMIISLVLCTVIYIALTLVLTGMVDYRKFDGVGDPLSFIFEKTNANVAWMELVVSFVAIVAITTVLLVFQMGQPRIWYAMSRDGLMPQKFLKIHPKYKTPSFATIVTGIVVGVPILFTDKTFILDFTSIGTIFAFVLVCAGVLTLPAKEKIKGRFHLPYINGKIIFPVIFIGGLIAFYYWQPEFFQTLMNWSDPKDGEFRASIFFFILINLILCGVTFIKNLSLIPLIGLSSCLYLLTGMSHENWFWFGMWFLIGMFIYFFYGYKNSKLGKELKNS; this is encoded by the coding sequence ATGAGTCAACTTTTTAGAAGGAAAGTCTATTCGGATACAGATACTTCAACAGGACTTTTAAGAGTTTTAGGTGTATGGGACATCGTATTTTTTGGTATTGCGGCAATTATTGGAGCTGGGAGTTTCAGCAGTTTGGGAGAAGCCGTTTTCAGAGGTGGCCCTGGTGTGATTCTTCTCTATTTGATTTGCGGCTTTGCCTGTGGTTTTACCGCTCTCTGTTATGCTGAATTTGCCAGCAGAATTCCTACAGCAGGCTCTGCCTATACATATGCTTATGCCAGTTTTGGGGAATTAATTGCCTGGATCATTGGCTGGGCTTTGATTATGGAATATTCTTTCGGAAATATTTATGTAGCCTTTTCATGGTCTGATTATTTCACCAGCTTTTTAGGACGTCTCGGAATGCACATTCCTGATTACCTAACCTGCAGTTACACAGAAGCGAAGAAAGCTGTCTTAAACGGTTCTGAAAACAAAGAACTATTAAATGCATGGAAATCAGCACCATTAATTGGAAACTTAAAGTTCATTGTTGATATACCGGCATTGGTCATTAATGGTTTAATTACATGGCTTTGTTATGTTGGGGTAAAAGAGAGTAAAAACTTTAATAATTCTTTGGTTATCTTAAAGCTAGGAGTAATTCTATTGGTAATCCTGGTTGGTTTTGCTTATATCAATACTGAGAACTGGACACCCATAAGTCCTGTGACAGGAATTCCATCCTTTATGCCTAATGGATTTACAGGAGTGATGAGTGCCGTATCAGGGGTTTTCTTTGCCTATATTGGCTTTGATGCTTTAAGTGTTCTTTCTGAAGAAACAAAAGATCCTCAAAAAACCTTACCAAAAGGAATGATCATCTCTTTGGTATTGTGTACAGTAATCTATATTGCTCTTACTTTGGTATTGACAGGAATGGTAGATTACAGAAAATTTGATGGTGTGGGAGACCCGCTTTCATTCATCTTTGAAAAAACCAATGCGAATGTAGCATGGATGGAGCTTGTGGTTTCTTTTGTAGCTATTGTGGCAATCACCACTGTACTATTGGTTTTCCAGATGGGCCAGCCAAGAATATGGTATGCGATGAGCCGTGACGGATTGATGCCTCAGAAGTTCCTTAAAATTCATCCAAAATATAAAACTCCATCTTTTGCAACCATCGTTACAGGGATTGTGGTAGGAGTTCCTATCTTATTTACAGATAAAACCTTCATCCTTGACTTTACGAGTATCGGAACCATCTTCGCATTTGTTTTGGTTTGTGCCGGAGTTTTAACACTTCCTGCCAAAGAAAAAATAAAAGGCAGATTTCACCTTCCTTATATCAATGGTAAAATTATTTTCCCGGTTATTTTCATCGGTGGACTAATTGCTTTCTACTATTGGCAACCTGAGTTTTTCCAAACGCTAATGAATTGGAGCGATCCTAAGGACGGAGAGTTCAGAGCCTCTATTTTCTTCTTTATTCTCATCAATCTCATCTTATGTGGGGTTACTTTTATCAAGAATCTTTCTCTTATCCCATTAATAGGATTAAGTTCTTGTTTATACCTTCTTACCGGAATGAGCCATGAAAATTGGTTCTGGTTTGGAATGTGGTTCCTGATTGGGATGTTTATTTACTTCTTCTATGGTTATAAGAACAGTAAACTTGGAAAGGAGCTAAAGAATAGCTAA
- a CDS encoding CocE/NonD family hydrolase, producing the protein MKFKILLALIFANLIQAQKFHFPKTAVTDTLILEKQMPILAVQLIPNLQTVQHKPQNTVDVSDVLFRLQIIAKDYQKSLATLTEYRNQFADHNMAGYKFMSYEIYSMAKLIETKISFSKGLRTAFDKKYESLPEHLLPRVGLAVAGDVNNFRKLFKKALNKQKGKDSIDYKSALALCKAYLDYKTYSGIQPEIKQLLTAKDKERFITETKDLKIQNGNTLTLTIIRKKGNKSPLPVILTNNIYAGELDRFFGTRAATYGYIGLVVNTRGKRNSNDENNPFEHESQDLYEVIDWASKQPWSNGKVGMIGGSYLGFSQWAAVKKLHPALKTIVPQVSVGIGIDYPARNNVFMSYMLQWIQYVTNNKYTDEIDFNNAAKWDSINTAWYKSGSSFRSLDSISKKPSKIFQRWLDHPGYDQYWQKMVPYKEEFAKINIPILTTTGYYDDDQIGALYYYNQHLKYNKNAEHYLVIGPYNHGGAQSFGFTYVEGSPIDPAARISIDDLAFSWFDYILKNGKKPELLKDKVNFQVMNTNSWKHVSSFDKMHTSYLKFYLQNSKNNSSVFSKPTQQNFTPLTVDFNNRNDKDTYYAVSKNDSIKTTNSTYFVSEVLDKDIIISGSISGFFTISTNKKDFDTNASLYEIRPDGKLISLSSHIARASYAKNNETRQLLTPNTIEQIPIKNAYVMSKKIEKGSKLLLLVGVNKNPNWQLNYGTGKDVSDETIQDAGEPMQIKWYNDSYVEIPVY; encoded by the coding sequence ATGAAATTTAAGATACTTTTAGCATTAATTTTTGCCAACCTTATACAGGCTCAAAAATTTCACTTTCCGAAAACAGCTGTTACAGACACCCTTATTTTGGAAAAGCAAATGCCCATATTAGCTGTCCAGCTAATTCCCAATCTACAGACTGTACAACACAAACCTCAGAATACTGTAGATGTATCAGATGTCCTTTTCAGACTTCAAATCATTGCTAAGGATTATCAGAAATCTCTTGCTACACTTACCGAGTATCGGAATCAGTTTGCTGACCATAATATGGCCGGGTATAAATTTATGAGCTATGAAATCTACAGCATGGCTAAATTAATAGAAACTAAAATATCATTTTCAAAAGGGCTTCGGACTGCATTTGATAAAAAGTATGAAAGTCTTCCTGAACACTTACTTCCAAGGGTAGGACTTGCCGTTGCTGGTGATGTAAACAATTTCAGAAAATTATTTAAAAAGGCTCTGAATAAACAGAAAGGAAAAGACAGTATAGATTACAAATCGGCTTTGGCATTATGCAAAGCTTATTTGGATTATAAAACTTATTCCGGCATCCAGCCTGAGATCAAACAGCTATTGACAGCAAAGGACAAGGAAAGATTTATTACAGAAACAAAAGATCTTAAAATCCAGAATGGAAATACGCTGACCCTTACCATTATTAGAAAAAAAGGGAATAAATCTCCCCTTCCTGTTATTCTTACCAATAACATTTATGCCGGAGAACTAGACCGCTTTTTCGGAACAAGAGCAGCGACTTATGGATATATAGGACTTGTAGTCAATACAAGAGGCAAAAGAAATAGTAATGATGAAAATAATCCTTTTGAACATGAATCACAAGATCTATACGAAGTAATCGATTGGGCAAGCAAACAGCCCTGGAGTAATGGAAAGGTTGGCATGATTGGAGGAAGTTATCTTGGTTTCAGCCAATGGGCAGCTGTGAAAAAATTGCATCCTGCTTTAAAAACCATTGTACCACAGGTTTCTGTAGGAATTGGAATAGATTATCCTGCCCGGAATAATGTATTTATGAGCTATATGCTGCAATGGATTCAATATGTTACCAATAATAAGTATACCGATGAGATAGATTTCAACAATGCGGCCAAATGGGATTCTATCAATACAGCATGGTATAAAAGCGGAAGTTCATTCAGATCTCTGGATAGTATCAGCAAAAAGCCAAGCAAAATATTTCAAAGATGGCTGGATCATCCGGGTTATGACCAATACTGGCAGAAAATGGTTCCTTATAAAGAGGAGTTCGCCAAAATCAATATCCCAATTCTTACCACTACCGGCTATTATGACGATGACCAGATCGGGGCATTATATTATTATAACCAACATCTTAAATATAATAAAAATGCGGAACACTATCTCGTGATTGGCCCTTACAACCATGGCGGAGCACAGAGTTTCGGATTTACATACGTTGAAGGAAGTCCTATAGATCCGGCAGCCAGAATCAGTATTGACGATCTTGCCTTTTCATGGTTTGATTATATTCTTAAAAATGGGAAAAAACCGGAACTTCTAAAAGACAAGGTTAATTTTCAGGTCATGAACACCAACTCCTGGAAACATGTTTCCTCTTTTGATAAAATGCATACTTCCTACTTGAAGTTTTATCTTCAGAACAGTAAAAATAATTCTTCTGTATTTAGTAAGCCCACACAGCAAAACTTTACACCTCTCACTGTAGATTTCAACAATAGAAACGATAAAGACACTTATTATGCAGTAAGCAAAAATGACAGCATTAAGACTACAAATTCTACTTATTTTGTAAGTGAAGTATTGGATAAGGATATTATTATCAGTGGAAGTATTTCAGGGTTTTTTACGATTTCTACTAACAAAAAGGATTTTGACACCAATGCTTCTCTTTATGAGATCAGACCTGACGGAAAACTTATCTCATTATCTTCGCATATTGCAAGAGCCAGCTATGCTAAAAATAATGAGACGCGCCAGCTTCTTACTCCCAATACTATTGAGCAGATTCCTATAAAAAATGCCTATGTTATGAGTAAAAAGATCGAAAAGGGAAGTAAATTACTTTTGTTGGTGGGCGTTAACAAAAATCCGAACTGGCAGCTCAATTACGGAACAGGTAAAGATGTAAGTGATGAAACGATACAGGATGCGGGAGAACCTATGCAGATAAAATGGTATAATGACAGCTATGTGGAAATACCTGTTTATTAA